In a single window of the Montipora capricornis isolate CH-2021 chromosome 11, ASM3666992v2, whole genome shotgun sequence genome:
- the LOC138024440 gene encoding uncharacterized protein, producing the protein MAATTRQTVNVPGRGKFGKTSADLPPPSQRNGSSFCQELFDDNTSVEIRNAVLKTKFFQDMVKGTLDPTSYGGYMVQDAAYCFNAVEAYDFAAQQMQGTDPRFSLLYRVHSESYKNYNQDFVKQWRLKNSESVEMGPAAGMYVGFESNVSRKDPKFLSIAMLPCSMLWPWVANQLIEQVQPDNPYYFWFEENKPEPGHKSTLEQFVDSFFKEEDKAQSLPIFHEGLANELNFFRDACGEPLYYSKTVCI; encoded by the coding sequence CAACAACCAGACAAACCGTGAACGTCCCAGGAAGGGGTAAATTTGGCAAGACCTCTGCAGATCTGCCACCTCCCTCTCAACGGAATGGGAGCTCCTTCTGCCAAGAGTTGTTCGACGATAACACAAGTGTGGAAATCCGAAATGCTGTCTTAAAAACCAAGTTTTTCCAAGACATGGTTAAGGGAACTCTCGACCCAACATCCTATGGTGGTTACATGGTGCAAGATGCTGCCTACTGCTTCAATGCCGTGGAAGCATATGACTTTGCAGCTCAGCAGATGCAAGGAACAGACCCTAGATTTTCTTTGCTCTACAGGGTCCACTCGGAGAGCTACAAGAACTACAACCAAGATTTTGTTAAACAGTGGCGACTTAAGAATAGTGAAAGCGTGGAGATGGGACCAGCAGCCGGAATGTACGTGGGCTTTGAGTCTAATGTGAGCCGTAAAGATCCCAAGTTCCTATCTATTGCCATGTTACCATGCAGCATGCTCTGGCCTTGGGTTGCTAATCAGTTGATTGAGCAGGTTCAACCGGATAACCCGTATTACTTCTGGTTTGAAGAAAACAAGCCTGAACCAGGGCACAAAAGCACGTTGGAACAGTTTGTTGACAGCTTCTTCAAAGAAGAGGATAAAGCGCAGTCCCTTCCCATTTTCCACGAAGGGTTGGCTAATGAGCTCAACTTCTTTCGCGATGCCTGCGGTGAACCTCTGTATTACAGCAAAACCGTTTGTATTTAG